The Rhodohalobacter sp. SW132 genomic sequence TGGTATAAAATTGAGAGCTCTGACAGGGAAATGCTACCTATTGAGATCTTTTTCTACGTAATTTTAGACAATTTTGACACATCAAGTACGAATGCTAACAGAAGAAAATCAATCTCCTTTCATAAGTTGATGAACGAAGATAATAGTCCCGGTAATATTTTCGCTCTTACTCCTGATGCACTTGTCACCAAGATCAATCAGCTGGTGCAAAATTTCTACGGAGTGGTTTACAAAGACAATGCAGGAGTGCGCGAACTCCAGTTTAATGCCGAATTTGATAAAGAAGAGATTTTAGACAAATACTATGCAAAAAATTAGTAGCAGCTTTAATCCATCGGTAAACATTGAGCGAGATTTAGATAAAGAGTTTGAGTACGTCGTGACTCCTAACTCCCGCCATATCTATAACCAGTTGGTGGGAAGCCTAAATTCAGGGTCGCACTCTTTTTCCATTATCGGATCTTATGGAACGGGTAAGTCTTCTTTTCTTGTGGCATTTCGAAAGAATCTCATTGGGGAAACCCTCCATTTTGAACCCCTGAATGGTGAATTTTCAAATGTTGATGGGTTTGAGTTTGATTACATCGTTGGTAAATATGGATCACTGATTGAAGAACTCGGTCTTCATTTTGATATTGAAGATTTTCGGAATGAGAAGGAAATCTTAGCATGGATAGACCAAAAGCATGAGCAGCTAAAGAAAGAAGGAAAGTTTTGGCTTTTAGTGATTGATGAGTTCGGGAAACACCTTGAATATGCTGCCAAAGAAAGTCCGGAAAAGGAACTCTATTTTATTCAGTTATTGGCTGAATACGCAAATGATGAGGATAGAAATATTTTTTTCATTACAACTCTTCATCAGGCGTTCGATTCGTACGCACATGGCCTTGATAGTCAACAGAGAAAAGAGTGGGACAAAGTTAGAGGTCGATTAAAAGAACTGACTTTTAATGAACCTGTTGAGCAACTTCTCTACATAGCCAGTGAGTTTTTAAGTGAAGAAAAAACAACTCCTTCTGTAGATAAGAAAATCAAACGCCTTCTTAAGGCGATTGAAATTGCAAAAGTTTTTCCATTGAAAAGTGAGCTGAATCTCGAATTAGCCAAAAATTTATATCCATTAGATCCATTGTCTGGTTCTGTACTATCATTAGCTCTTCAGAAATATGGGCAAAATGAACGGTCCCTCTTTACATTCTTACAATCAGATGAATTCCTTGGAATAAACGATTACGATCGCAAAGAGAATCCTTTCTATAACCTGGCATGCGTGTATGACTATCTTATACATAACCATCATTCATTCCTTTCTTCAAAGTATAATCCACACTATGTGCAGTGGAACGCTCTTAAAAAAGCTATAGAACGAGTTGAAAGTATTTTTGATGAGAATGTCTTTGAACTTAAAAGAGTTGTAAAAGCTATTGGCTTGCTGAATATTTTTGCAACGGAAGGAGCTAAAGTAGACGGTGAATTTCTTATAAAATATGGTGAAACAGCTTTCGGTATTGGCAAAATATCTGATTTGATTAAGAAGCTTGAAATAAAACAAATCATACGGTACCGATCTTACAAACAGCAATACATATTATTTGAAGGAACAGATTTTGATATTGAGTATGAACTTCAGCAAGCCTCAAGTAAAATTGATCCGGTCACTGATGTCGTTACTCCACTCCGGAAGTATTTTGAATTCCCATACCTTCCGGCAAAACGAACTTATTATGAAAAAGGGACACCCCGCTTTTTTGAATTCATACTTTCCGAAAAGCCAATTCAAAAAACACCGGAACAGCCGATCGATGGGTACATCAATCTCGTTTTTAACACTTCATTTGATAAGGTTTGGGATATTTCCCAGGATGTAGAGGAGCCAATTCTTTACGGTGTTTTTGAAAATACCTCAGAGATTGAGAATCAGATATTTTTAATTGAACGTACGAAATCGGTCATCGATGTGATTGATTCTGATAAAATTGCTGAACGGGAGTTAACGGGATTGCTTGATACTCAAATCGAGGAGCTGAATAGTTTAATAATGGATAATATCTATTCAGCTTCAGAGGATTTACGTTGGACTCACGATGGAATTGAGTTCAAAATTAATAATAGCAAGGCGCTAAATAATGAGCTATCAAAAATATGTGATAAGGTATATCATAAAACACCAATTTTTGATAATGAACTCATTAATAAAGAGAAAGTCAGTCCAGCGATATACAAGCCACGGAAAACTCTTCTAAAGCTTCTTATTGAAAATTCTGTAGAAGAGAACTTAGGGTTAGATCCAGACACATTTCCAGCAGAAAAAACGATCTATCTCTCATTGCTGAAACAGAACGGTATTCACAGAGAGAATGGAGAAGCGTGGGAATTGGGAGAACCCGATGCAAACAGTGGGTTCAATCAGCTGTGGGATGAGTGCGAAGAGTTTTTCGAAAGCACAAAATCGGGTAAACGGCCGATTACAGATTTGATATCTACTTTAAAGAACCCCCCTTTTGGGCTGAAAAATGGATTTATTGAGCTGTGGATACCAATTTATCTGATTATAAAAGAGAATGATTATGCGCTTTTTCAGGAGGAAGCGTATATCCCGGAATTAAGTTACGACATTATCAATCTGGTTTATCGGGATTCTAAACTCTTTGAAATTAAGGCATATCACATTAGTGATGTGAAAAAGAAAATCTTTTCGAAGTATCGTGCTTACCACGAACAGGATGAGCATGCAGATTTCTCGAACAGCAGTTTTGTTGAGACAATACGCCCGTTTCTGCTGGTGTACAATGGGTTGAATGAGTATGGTCGTACGACCTCAAAGATAAGCCAGTCTGCACAAAAAATTCGGGATGCTATAAAAACAGCTACGGAACCTGAAAAAGCTTTTTTCGAAGATTTTCCTATAGCACTTGGCTACACTAATTTGGATAGTTTAGATTCTGAAAAGATCCTGAAACAGTACGTCCATGACTTAGATAAAGCAATTGACGAAGTCAAAAAAGCATATGACCGGCTCATTGATAGGATTGAAAACTGCATGCTGCAGACCGTTGATATCGACATTGAAACTAATTTTGAAGTCTATCAAACGATAGTTCAAGATCGATACGAATCGATTAAGTCATACAAGCTTGCACCATACCAAAAGAAATTACTTGACCGGCTAAAGTCTCCTTTGGCCGATAGGGAAAAATGGATTAGCTCTGTTGCCTTTGCCATTTTGGATAAACCACTGAGCAAAATGGATGATGATGAAGAGCCACTACTGCTCGATAAATTGAGTACACGCTTAGAAGAGCTTGATAATCTGGTTGAATTGAGTAGTTTAGACTTTGATCCGAAAAAACAAGATGCATACAGGCTTAAAATTCAAACGCTCAGCAGAGAATCAACGGACATAAATGTAATTGCAGACAAGAAAAAACTTAAAAACGCATCAAAACGAATTGAAAAAATAAAAGATCTGCTTACAGACGACAAAGAAACCAATCAAGCAGTTCTTTTAAAAATCTTAGAAGAGTTGGATAAGTAATGAGCGACGTTCGACAGGTTATTGGTATTAGCGGCGGAAAAGATAGTGCAGCACTTTCGATCTATTTACAGGAGAATTTCCCATCCCTGGATTTGGAAATGTACTGTTGTGATACGGGCCGAGAGCTGGATGAAACCTATGAATTGATCGAAAAATTGGAGGCCTATTTAGGTAAGGAGGTAAAACGTCTAAAAGCCATTGAGACGGACAATATGGCGAAACCCAATTTTGAAAATAGTGAGGAGATATCTCCATTCGATTACTATTTAAAAGATTACGGCGGTTTTCTACCCTCGTCACATGCACGATGGTGCACAAAGAATTTAAAATTAAAACCATTTGAAGAATACATAGGTGACGATCCCACCATTTCCTATGTAGCCATTCGAGGGGATGAACACAGAGAAGCGTATGTATCTACAAATGAAAATGTGCAAACCATATTTCCATTTAAAAAGAATATCTGGAGTTTTGATGTAATATCGTTGGTGCTGGATCATCACAACATCGGTCAGTTTCGAGATATCTACGAGAACAAGGTAAAACCCGATAATCTAAATCGAATTTTAGAAGAGGTTGAACGCCCCATCTCTGTAGAGCATAACCTGAATCGAAAGACAAAAACACTGATCGATTTAGATGTGACGGCGTTCAACTACGCGGTTTTTCATTTCTTAAAGAAAACTGATTATCCATTGGCCCGTTTGGATGATTTCCCATTATTGGATAAAAGTCATTTAATGCCGGACGACCAGGTCATTGTTCGCGATCAAGTTTTTAAGATGCTAGAGCGTACTGTAGGAGTTCCTGAGTACTATAAAAAAATTGAGTATGAAGTAGACGGACAGACCGGGACCTATTCCCGTACCCGATCAGGCTGCTTCTTCTGTTTCTATCAGCAAAAGATTGAGTGGGTATGGCTATATGAAAATAACCGCGAAAAATTTGAT encodes the following:
- a CDS encoding phosphoadenosine phosphosulfate reductase — translated: MSDVRQVIGISGGKDSAALSIYLQENFPSLDLEMYCCDTGRELDETYELIEKLEAYLGKEVKRLKAIETDNMAKPNFENSEEISPFDYYLKDYGGFLPSSHARWCTKNLKLKPFEEYIGDDPTISYVAIRGDEHREAYVSTNENVQTIFPFKKNIWSFDVISLVLDHHNIGQFRDIYENKVKPDNLNRILEEVERPISVEHNLNRKTKTLIDLDVTAFNYAVFHFLKKTDYPLARLDDFPLLDKSHLMPDDQVIVRDQVFKMLERTVGVPEYYKKIEYEVDGQTGTYSRTRSGCFFCFYQQKIEWVWLYENNREKFDEAVKYEKEGFTWMENESLLELAKPERRDEIKRQHLKKKQNGSSKKSKTLLNNLLDDNEKGEYFDKEDEDYAGCTVCFI